The proteins below come from a single Miscanthus floridulus cultivar M001 chromosome 1, ASM1932011v1, whole genome shotgun sequence genomic window:
- the LOC136550970 gene encoding 1-aminocyclopropane-1-carboxylate oxidase-like: MREYRTELRKLAERVMEAMDENLGLGRGSIKAAFSDDCRHEPFFGTKVSHYPPCPRPDLITGLRAHTDAGGVILLFQDDKVGGLEVLKDGQWTDVQPLTGAIVVNTGDQIEVLSNGRYRSAWHHVLPMRDGNRRSIASFYNPANEATISPVAVASGGEAYPKYVFGDYMDVYAKQKFQAKEPRFEAVGSPRLKMRTEESFSPPSLSANLINE, translated from the coding sequence ATGCGCGAGTACCGCACCGAGCTGCGGAAGCTCGCCGAGCGCGTCATGGAGGCCATGGACGAGAACCTCGGCCTCGGCAGGGGCAGCATCAAGGCTGCCTTCTCCGACGACTGCCGGCATGAGCCCTTCTTCGGCACCAAGGTCAGCCACTACCCGCCGTGCCCGCGCCCGGACCTCATCACGGGCCTGCGCGCGCACACCGACGCCGGCGGCGTCATCCTGCTATTCCAGGACGACAAGGTCGGCGGCCTAGAGGTGCTCAAGGACGGCCAGTGGACCGACGTGCAGCCGCTCACGGGCGCCATCGTCGTCAACACCGGCGACCAGATCGAGGTGCTCAGTAACGGCCGCTACCGCAGCGCGTGGCACCACGTGCTGCCCATGCGCGATGGCAACCgccgctccatcgcctccttctaCAACCCGGCCAACGAGGCCACCATCTCGCCGGTGGCGGTGGCCAGCGGTGGGGAGGCGTACCCGAAGTACGTGTTCGGCGACTACATGGACGTGTATGCCAAGCAGAAGTTCCAGGCCAAGGAGCCCAGGTTTGAAGCCGTGGGCAGCCCAAGGTTGAAGATGAGGACAGAAGAGTCATTTTCCCCACCTTCTCTCTCCGCAAATCTGATAAATGAATAA